The Patescibacteria group bacterium genome window below encodes:
- the fmt gene encoding methionyl-tRNA formyltransferase, whose amino-acid sequence MNYKILFAGSGEFAADILNRLADSEFRPITIITQPDKPVGRKKTLSPSPVKIEAQKLDLEIYDPRSLKNFEAEKTIKDLKPDLLIVADYGKIIPKNILDIPKFGALNIHPSLLPRHRGAAPIQYTILEGDKKTSVTIILMDEQVDHGPIVAISDLDFEISNLTHTELSKKLSKLGGDLLIKILPKWFSGEIKPIPQDESRATFTKILTREDGKIDWQKSAEEIERQIRALEGWPGTWCVWPEENKKLKILRAEIFENDPTGGVGQVSLSSGGEIIVTTGKGTLKINELQLEGKNKATGQEFLRGYSKIISATLI is encoded by the coding sequence ATGAATTATAAAATATTATTTGCCGGTAGTGGGGAATTTGCCGCCGATATTTTAAACAGATTAGCCGATTCAGAATTTCGTCCAATTACTATAATTACTCAACCAGATAAACCAGTTGGTCGAAAAAAAACTCTCTCCCCTTCCCCGGTAAAAATTGAAGCACAAAAATTAGATCTTGAAATTTACGATCCAAGGAGTTTAAAAAATTTTGAAGCCGAAAAAACAATTAAAGATTTGAAACCGGACTTATTGATTGTTGCTGATTATGGAAAGATAATTCCTAAAAATATTTTGGATATCCCAAAATTTGGCGCTCTAAATATTCACCCCTCCCTTTTGCCTCGCCATCGCGGCGCGGCGCCGATACAGTATACGATTTTAGAAGGCGATAAAAAAACAAGTGTTACAATAATTTTAATGGATGAACAAGTTGATCATGGGCCGATTGTAGCAATATCAGATTTGGACTTTGAAATTTCAAATTTAACACATACTGAATTATCGAAAAAATTATCAAAATTAGGTGGCGATTTATTGATAAAAATATTGCCTAAATGGTTTAGCGGCGAAATTAAGCCAATACCGCAAGATGAATCGCGGGCAACTTTCACAAAAATTTTAACGCGTGAAGACGGAAAAATTGACTGGCAAAAATCAGCAGAAGAAATTGAGAGACAAATAAGAGCGCTCGAGGGGTGGCCGGGAACTTGGTGTGTATGGCCGGAGGAAAATAAAAAATTGAAAATTTTACGCGCGGAAATTTTTGAAAATGATCCGACTGGCGGAGTCGGACAAGTTTCACTTTCTTCTGGCGGAGAAATAATAGTCACTACGGGTAAGGGAACCTTAAAAATAAATGAGCTGCAGTTGGAAGGAAAAAATAAAGCAACAGGCCAAGAATTTTTGCG
- the amrA gene encoding AmmeMemoRadiSam system protein A — translation MNAHVKLAKDTIEAYLKTGKIPPLPDNLPKNFLTSRAGVFVSIYNGDDLRGCIGTYLPTEQSLAEEIIQNSLSAATSDYRFKPITEKELPDFSYSVYILSEPRKIKNLKELNPKKYGILIKSETGKSGLLLPDLEGINTVEEQLSAVCSKCGVDLSKEKITIFKFSATKYDSNN, via the coding sequence ATGAATGCTCATGTAAAACTGGCCAAGGATACAATTGAAGCTTATCTTAAAACAGGAAAAATCCCTCCCCTGCCCGATAATTTGCCAAAAAATTTTTTGACTTCCCGGGCGGGGGTTTTTGTAAGTATATATAATGGCGATGATTTACGCGGCTGTATCGGAACATATCTTCCGACAGAGCAAAGCCTTGCGGAAGAAATTATCCAAAATTCACTTTCCGCAGCGACTAGCGATTATCGCTTTAAACCGATTACGGAGAAAGAATTACCAGATTTTTCTTATTCAGTCTATATTTTAAGCGAGCCGCGAAAAATAAAAAATTTGAAGGAGCTTAATCCAAAAAAATACGGCATTTTAATTAAATCGGAAACGGGAAAATCAGGACTCCTTTTACCGGATTTGGAAGGAATTAATACCGTAGAAGAACAGCTATCAGCTGTTTGTAGCAAATGCGGTGTAGATTTATCAAAAGAAAAAATCACCATTTTTAAATTTAGCGCTACAAAATACGATTCAAATAATTAA
- the priA gene encoding primosomal protein N' produces the protein MFVEVIPLARLPKNLSSFDYEVPQNLEGQIKIGQIAKIPFRGKKISGIIIAIKNQPAEIKAAIRPILKIIDFEENLDKKYLELLRWLADYYLVSSALVLKTLLPSPPQKISNFKIIPRPTPSPPSVSKVDLEEIKKIVKKIISSKKHHFLFHYKNNRNKVAVFLKCAEKIVSEGHGVLILLPQISDVLEIFSYFSSLFSGKISLLHGELSKTEYWQEWQKIKRRETRIAIGTRSAFFVPFKNLGLVIIDNEEAPDFKQSDQNPHYDARDAAMKLSEITGAKIIFASQAPRPETYFESQNNPDFDYLPPEIPSPPVSDLIDMNNEIKNKNFSSLSGKIKEKISETLSKKQKVILLLNRRGAGTAIICRDCDHIFKCKTCETSLICHDEGCNLPSRFVCHNCGAEESAQLVCPKCRGSNIKYLGVGTQTVEKEIKNLFPKENILRIDKDAKSLNQNFPSDAEIFIGTQFFIKNYLARVKNIGLIGVISADTLIYRPDFRSGEKIFSWLTGIINFSRSIKSPLIIQTFFPNNFVIQSAIGESPESFYLEELDNRQVLSYPPFGKMIKLTYGNTEEKKCFDESDKIFKLLKNSLEGKADIFFESKPKREKRKFFSKIIIKFSKDYEPVIKNVIIKNIPDSWTIDIDPENIL, from the coding sequence ATGTTTGTTGAAGTTATTCCCCTGGCTCGTCTACCTAAAAACCTTTCTTCTTTCGATTATGAAGTCCCTCAAAATCTTGAGGGACAAATTAAAATTGGCCAGATCGCGAAAATTCCTTTTCGCGGCAAAAAAATCAGCGGAATTATTATCGCTATAAAAAATCAACCGGCTGAAATTAAGGCCGCCATTAGGCCGATTTTAAAAATCATTGATTTTGAGGAAAATTTAGATAAAAAATATTTGGAACTTCTGCGTTGGCTTGCCGATTATTATCTCGTTTCCTCCGCCCTTGTTTTAAAAACTCTTCTTCCCTCTCCGCCGCAGAAAATAAGTAATTTTAAAATTATTCCACGGCCGACACCTTCACCCCCAAGTGTCTCCAAAGTGGATTTAGAAGAAATTAAAAAAATCGTTAAGAAAATAATTTCTTCTAAAAAACATCATTTTCTTTTTCACTATAAAAATAATAGAAATAAAGTTGCGGTATTTTTAAAGTGTGCGGAAAAAATAGTTTCGGAAGGCCATGGCGTTCTTATTCTTCTTCCTCAAATAAGTGATGTTTTAGAAATTTTTTCCTATTTTTCCAGCTTATTTTCCGGAAAAATTTCTCTCCTCCACGGAGAACTATCTAAAACGGAGTATTGGCAAGAGTGGCAAAAAATAAAACGGAGAGAAACCAGAATTGCGATCGGCACAAGATCCGCGTTTTTTGTCCCCTTTAAAAATCTTGGGCTGGTTATTATTGATAATGAAGAAGCGCCAGATTTTAAGCAGTCAGATCAAAATCCTCACTACGACGCAAGAGATGCTGCGATGAAGCTATCAGAAATCACTGGCGCAAAAATAATTTTTGCAAGCCAAGCGCCGCGACCTGAAACATATTTTGAATCGCAAAATAATCCAGATTTTGATTATCTCCCTCCGGAAATCCCCTCCCCTCCCGTTTCTGATCTTATTGACATGAATAATGAAATAAAAAATAAAAATTTTTCTTCTTTAAGCGGAAAAATAAAAGAAAAAATATCCGAAACTCTTTCCAAAAAACAAAAAGTTATTTTACTCCTAAATCGCCGCGGGGCGGGAACCGCGATTATTTGCCGCGATTGCGATCATATTTTTAAATGTAAAACATGCGAAACCTCGCTCATTTGCCACGATGAAGGATGTAATTTACCCAGCAGATTTGTTTGCCACAATTGCGGGGCGGAAGAATCAGCGCAACTTGTTTGCCCAAAATGTCGGGGCAGTAATATTAAATATCTTGGCGTAGGAACGCAAACCGTAGAAAAAGAAATTAAAAATTTATTTCCCAAAGAAAATATTTTAAGAATTGATAAAGACGCAAAATCTCTGAATCAAAATTTTCCCTCAGACGCAGAGATTTTTATTGGCACTCAATTCTTTATTAAAAACTATTTAGCGCGGGTTAAAAATATTGGATTGATCGGTGTCATTTCAGCGGATACACTAATTTATCGACCAGACTTTCGCTCCGGGGAGAAAATTTTTTCTTGGCTGACAGGTATTATTAATTTTTCCCGCAGTATAAAAAGTCCCCTTATAATTCAAACTTTTTTTCCAAATAATTTTGTTATTCAAAGCGCTATTGGGGAAAGTCCAGAATCTTTTTATCTTGAAGAGTTGGATAATCGTCAAGTATTGAGTTATCCGCCATTTGGTAAAATGATCAAATTGACTTATGGTAATACTGAAGAAAAAAAATGTTTTGATGAGTCGGATAAAATTTTTAAATTATTGAAAAATAGTTTAGAGGGAAAGGCGGATATTTTTTTTGAGTCCAAACCAAAAAGAGAAAAAAGAAAATTTTTTTCGAAAATTATTATTAAATTTTCTAAAGACTACGAACCAGTGATAAAAAATGTTATTATAAAAAATATCCCTGATTCCTGGACTATTGACATTGACCCGGAAAATATACTATAA
- the def gene encoding peptide deformylase codes for MILPIITTPNPILRQHAKEINPEEIKSEAIQKLISDMKETVRPAGGIGLAAPQVGISMRLIVVVTQEKVMALINPEIINFSWRKEAAEEGCLSVPGKWGPVKRSKIIKVKAFDENGKSIKFKAKDLFARVIQHEVDHLNGVLFIDRAKKVIEEAPKI; via the coding sequence ATGATTTTACCTATTATCACAACTCCAAATCCAATTCTTCGTCAACACGCGAAAGAAATAAATCCAGAAGAAATCAAAAGCGAGGCTATTCAAAAATTGATTTCCGATATGAAAGAAACCGTAAGGCCAGCTGGCGGGATTGGTTTAGCCGCTCCGCAAGTTGGAATTTCAATGAGATTAATTGTGGTTGTTACGCAAGAAAAAGTAATGGCTTTAATCAATCCGGAAATTATTAATTTTTCTTGGCGAAAAGAAGCTGCCGAGGAAGGTTGTCTTTCTGTTCCGGGAAAATGGGGTCCGGTAAAAAGATCAAAAATTATTAAAGTTAAGGCGTTCGATGAAAACGGCAAATCTATAAAATTTAAGGCTAAAGATCTTTTTGCCCGCGTTATTCAGCATGAAGTTGACCATTTAAACGGCGTACTCTTTATTGATCGGGCGAAAAAAGTTATTGAAGAAGCGCCGAAAATTTAG